A region from the Micrococcus cohnii genome encodes:
- the rplQ gene encoding 50S ribosomal protein L17, with translation MPTPTKGPRLGGSPAHERIILANMSAQLFEHKSITTTLTRAKRLRPHAERLITIAKKGDLPARRKVQGIIAAKNRTNKSIVHELFTVIAPAMAERNGGYTRITKIGNRQGDNAPMAVIELVMDPMSAKQAVVAEAEQAAQSAPAAEAPAADEVESVDPAAAEDVTVEQSQEAAAQIKEAIPANEDGSAPEGAAIKGNASSKKYHVPGSRWYDQTTAEVWFETVEDAKAAGFAPAGGEAAQKVADA, from the coding sequence ATGCCTACCCCCACCAAGGGTCCGCGCCTGGGCGGCAGCCCCGCTCATGAGCGCATCATCCTGGCCAACATGTCGGCGCAGCTGTTCGAGCACAAGTCGATCACCACGACGCTGACCCGTGCCAAGCGCCTGCGCCCGCACGCCGAGCGCCTGATCACCATCGCGAAGAAGGGCGATCTGCCGGCCCGCCGCAAGGTCCAGGGCATCATCGCGGCGAAGAACCGCACCAACAAGTCGATCGTGCACGAGCTGTTCACCGTGATCGCCCCGGCGATGGCCGAGCGCAACGGCGGCTACACCCGCATCACCAAGATCGGCAACCGTCAGGGCGACAACGCCCCGATGGCCGTGATCGAGCTGGTCATGGACCCGATGTCCGCCAAGCAGGCCGTGGTGGCCGAGGCCGAGCAGGCGGCTCAGTCCGCTCCCGCCGCCGAGGCACCCGCCGCGGACGAGGTCGAGTCCGTGGACCCGGCCGCCGCGGAGGACGTCACCGTCGAGCAGTCCCAGGAGGCCGCCGCCCAGATCAAGGAGGCCATCCCGGCCAACGAGGACGGTTCCGCGCCCGAGGGTGCGGCCATCAAGGGCAACGCCAGCTCGAAGAAGTACCACGTGCCTGGTTCCCGCTGGTACGACCAGACGACCGCCGAGGTCTGGTTCGAGACCGTTGAGGACGCCAAGGCCGCCGGCTTTGCCCCGGCCGGCGGTGAGGCCGCGCAGAAGGTCGCCGACGCCTGA
- a CDS encoding DNA-directed RNA polymerase subunit alpha: protein MLIAQRPTLTEEVVSERRSRFVIEPLEPGFGYTLGNSLRRTLLSSIPGAAVTSIRVDGVLHEFSTINGVKEDVTEVILNIKQLAVSSENDEPVVAYLRKQGAGVVTAADITAPAGVEIHNPDLHIATLNDKGKFEMELTIERGRGYVTAAQNKLADSEIGRMPVDSIYSPVLKVTFKVEATRVEQRTDFDRLVLDVETKESMLPRDAVASAGSTLVELFGLARELNVEAEGIDLGDAPVEAASSADLGQPIEDLDLTVRSYNCLKREGIHSVGELVARSEADLMDIRNFGAKSIDEVKEKLVELGLSLKDSPAGYDPQLHAQQMDDDPFSEY from the coding sequence GTGCTCATTGCACAGCGCCCCACGCTGACCGAAGAGGTTGTCTCCGAGCGTCGCTCCCGGTTCGTCATCGAACCGCTCGAGCCCGGCTTCGGCTACACCCTCGGCAACTCCCTGCGTCGCACTCTGCTGTCCTCCATCCCCGGTGCTGCCGTGACCAGCATCCGCGTGGACGGTGTGCTGCACGAGTTCAGCACCATCAACGGTGTGAAGGAAGACGTCACCGAGGTCATCCTCAACATCAAGCAGCTCGCCGTCTCCTCGGAGAACGACGAGCCGGTCGTCGCCTACCTGCGCAAGCAGGGCGCCGGCGTCGTCACCGCCGCGGACATCACGGCCCCGGCCGGCGTGGAGATCCACAACCCGGATCTGCACATCGCGACGTTGAACGACAAGGGCAAGTTCGAGATGGAGCTCACCATCGAGCGGGGTCGCGGCTACGTCACCGCCGCGCAGAACAAGCTCGCGGACTCGGAGATCGGCCGCATGCCGGTCGACTCGATCTACTCGCCCGTGCTGAAGGTCACCTTCAAGGTCGAGGCCACCCGTGTCGAGCAGCGCACTGACTTCGACCGTCTGGTCCTGGACGTGGAGACCAAGGAGTCGATGCTCCCGCGTGACGCCGTGGCGTCCGCCGGCTCGACGCTCGTCGAGCTGTTCGGTCTGGCCCGCGAGCTCAACGTCGAGGCCGAAGGCATCGACCTGGGCGACGCGCCGGTCGAGGCCGCCTCGTCGGCCGACCTGGGCCAGCCGATTGAGGACCTGGACCTGACCGTGCGTTCCTACAACTGCCTCAAGCGTGAGGGGATCCACTCCGTGGGCGAACTCGTCGCGCGCTCCGAGGCCGACCTGATGGACATCCGCAACTTCGGCGCGAAGTCCATCGACGAGGTCAAGGAGAAGCTCGTCGAGCTCGGGCTGTCCCTCAAGGACTCGCCGGCCGGCTACGACCCGCAGCTCCACGCTCAGCAGATGGACGACGATCCGTTCTCCGAGTACTGA
- the rpsK gene encoding 30S ribosomal protein S11: MPPKTRAAVRKPRRKDKKNIAVGQAHIKSTFNNTIVSITDPSGAVVAWASSGEVGFKGSRKSTPYAAQLAAEQAAKRAQEHGMRKVDVFVKGPGSGRETAIRSLQATGLEVGSIQDVTPMAHNGARPAKRRRV, translated from the coding sequence ATGCCCCCGAAGACACGCGCAGCGGTGCGCAAGCCGCGTCGCAAGGACAAGAAGAACATCGCCGTGGGCCAGGCCCACATCAAGAGCACGTTCAACAACACGATCGTCTCCATCACGGACCCCTCGGGCGCCGTCGTGGCCTGGGCCTCGTCCGGCGAGGTCGGTTTCAAGGGCTCGCGCAAGTCGACGCCCTATGCCGCGCAGCTCGCCGCCGAGCAGGCCGCCAAGCGCGCCCAGGAGCACGGCATGCGCAAGGTCGACGTGTTCGTGAAGGGCCCGGGCTCGGGCCGCGAGACCGCGATCCGTTCGTTGCAGGCCACCGGCCTCGAGGTCGGCTCCATCCAGGACGTCACCCCGATGGCGCACAACGGCGCCCGCCCGGCCAAGCGTCGTCGCGTCTGA
- the rpsM gene encoding 30S ribosomal protein S13 yields the protein MARLAGVDIPREKRVIIALTYIYGVGRTRAEQTLAATGIDPNIRVKDLTDDQLVQLRDHIEGSYKVEGDLRREVAADIRRKVEIGSYEGLRHRRGLPVRGQRTKTNARTRKGPKKTVAGKKK from the coding sequence ATGGCTCGTCTTGCAGGCGTTGACATCCCGCGCGAGAAGCGCGTGATCATCGCACTTACGTACATTTACGGTGTGGGTCGCACCCGCGCCGAGCAGACTCTGGCGGCCACGGGTATCGACCCGAACATCCGCGTGAAGGACCTCACGGACGATCAGCTCGTGCAGCTGCGCGACCACATCGAGGGTAGCTACAAGGTCGAGGGCGATCTGCGGCGCGAGGTCGCCGCGGACATCCGCCGCAAGGTGGAGATCGGCTCCTACGAGGGTCTGCGCCACCGTCGCGGCCTTCCGGTGCGCGGTCAGCGCACCAAGACCAACGCCCGTACCCGCAAGGGACCGAAGAAGACGGTCGCCGGCAAGAAGAAGTGA
- the rpmJ gene encoding 50S ribosomal protein L36, which produces MKVQPSVKRICDKCQVVRRQGRVLVICSNPRHKQRQG; this is translated from the coding sequence GTGAAGGTTCAGCCGAGCGTGAAGCGGATTTGTGACAAGTGCCAGGTCGTGCGCCGTCAGGGCCGCGTGCTGGTGATCTGCTCGAACCCGCGCCACAAGCAGCGCCAGGGTTGA
- the infA gene encoding translation initiation factor IF-1, which produces MAKKEGVIEVEGTVTEALPNAMFRVRLQNEHIVLATISGKMRQHYIRILPEDRVVVELSPYDLNRGRIVYRYK; this is translated from the coding sequence ATGGCTAAGAAGGAAGGTGTCATCGAGGTCGAGGGCACGGTCACCGAGGCATTGCCGAACGCGATGTTCCGAGTGCGCCTGCAGAACGAGCACATCGTGCTCGCCACGATCTCCGGAAAGATGCGTCAGCACTACATCCGCATCCTCCCCGAGGACCGGGTCGTGGTGGAGCTTAGCCCGTACGACCTCAACCGGGGTCGCATCGTGTACCGCTACAAGTAA
- the map gene encoding type I methionyl aminopeptidase, protein MFSRRSLELKSVSQLQSMQAAGRVLAEALDTVVDAAAPGISTRELDDVFRAVLERRGATSNFLGYHGFPAAICTSVNEEVVHGIPSDRVLRSGDVLKVDGGAIVDGWHSDSARTILLGSSEAGTADPEDERLSAITREAMWVGIAAFATARHVGEIGDAIDDFVTAQPGAELGILEEYVGHGIGSKMHMPPDVFNYRTGHRGPKVQPGMALAIEPMLVRGGIQTATLEDDWTVVTVDGARASQWEHTVCRHDGGLWVLSAPDGGAAELARHGVEPVPPGN, encoded by the coding sequence GTGTTCTCCCGTCGGAGCCTCGAACTCAAGTCCGTCTCCCAGCTGCAGTCGATGCAGGCAGCGGGTCGGGTGCTCGCCGAGGCGCTGGACACCGTCGTGGACGCGGCCGCGCCCGGGATCAGCACCCGGGAGCTCGACGACGTGTTCCGCGCCGTGCTCGAACGGCGCGGCGCGACGTCGAACTTCCTGGGCTATCACGGGTTCCCCGCCGCCATCTGCACCTCGGTGAACGAGGAGGTCGTGCACGGCATCCCGTCCGATCGGGTGCTGCGCAGCGGCGACGTGCTCAAGGTCGACGGCGGCGCGATCGTCGACGGCTGGCATTCGGACTCGGCCCGCACGATCCTGCTGGGCTCGTCCGAGGCGGGCACCGCCGACCCCGAGGACGAGCGGCTCTCGGCGATCACGCGCGAGGCGATGTGGGTCGGCATCGCCGCCTTCGCAACGGCCCGCCACGTCGGTGAGATCGGCGACGCGATCGACGACTTCGTCACCGCCCAGCCCGGTGCCGAGCTGGGCATCCTCGAGGAGTACGTCGGCCACGGCATCGGCTCCAAGATGCACATGCCGCCCGACGTGTTCAATTACCGCACCGGGCACCGCGGCCCCAAGGTCCAGCCGGGCATGGCCCTGGCGATCGAGCCCATGCTGGTGCGCGGCGGCATCCAGACCGCCACGCTCGAGGACGACTGGACTGTCGTGACGGTGGACGGCGCGCGGGCGAGCCAGTGGGAGCACACGGTGTGCCGCCACGACGGGGGCCTCTGGGTCCTCTCGGCCCCGGACGGGGGAGCGGCCGAGCTCGCCCGTCACGGCGTCGAGCCGGTGCCGCCGGGGAACTGA
- a CDS encoding adenylate kinase: MTRMLIMGPPGSGKGTQAGRIADKLGIVAISTGDIFRYNVKEMTPLGQEAKRYIDAGDFVPDEVTNRMVADRIGQSDAAQGFLLDGYPRTVGQVEALDAMLDEAGLRLDAVVELTVEDEELVERLLKRAEIEGRADDTAEVIRHRLDLYHRETASVIEQYTDRGIVSRVDGTGQIDDVTERLLQAIYSVRAATGSFPAVDRARQD, translated from the coding sequence GTGACTCGCATGCTGATCATGGGCCCCCCGGGGTCCGGCAAGGGGACCCAGGCCGGCCGCATCGCCGACAAGCTGGGCATCGTCGCCATTTCCACCGGTGACATCTTCCGGTACAACGTCAAGGAGATGACGCCCCTGGGCCAGGAGGCCAAGCGCTACATCGACGCCGGCGACTTCGTCCCCGACGAGGTGACCAACCGGATGGTGGCCGACCGCATCGGGCAGTCGGACGCGGCGCAGGGCTTCCTTCTCGACGGCTACCCGCGCACCGTGGGCCAGGTCGAGGCGCTGGACGCCATGCTCGACGAGGCCGGGCTGCGCCTGGACGCCGTCGTGGAGCTGACGGTCGAGGACGAGGAGCTCGTGGAACGCCTGCTCAAGCGTGCCGAGATCGAAGGCCGCGCGGACGACACGGCCGAGGTCATCCGACACCGTCTGGACCTGTACCACCGCGAGACCGCGAGCGTGATTGAGCAGTACACGGACCGCGGCATCGTCTCGCGTGTCGACGGCACCGGTCAGATCGACGACGTGACCGAGCGGCTGCTGCAGGCGATCTACAGCGTGCGCGCCGCGACCGGCTCGTTCCCGGCGGTCGACCGCGCGCGTCAGGACTGA
- the secY gene encoding preprotein translocase subunit SecY, with product MFKAMARIFRTPDLQRKIWFTLGIIAVYRLGVFIPSPGVDYGAVQMCLAQGSASGGLYSFVNMFSGGALLQVSIFALGIMPYITASIIVQLLRVVIPRFEQLQQEGPQGQAKLTQYTRYLTLGLALLQATTMASLARTGALLNCSLPLVRDDSILTVLLIVLVLTTGTVVVMWMGEQITERGVGNGMSLMIFTSIAAGFPAGIGQVWQTQGPRTFIIVLAIGLLTMLAIVFVEESQRRVPVQYAKRQIGSRTVGGSSTYIPIKVNMASVIPVIFASSILMLPGILIQFNTPQDGSVPPGWVTWLSQYFGSGDHPVYMALYFLFIIGFTYFYVSITFNPKEVSDNMKRYGGFIPGVRAGRPTERYLEYVISRITFPGALYLGVIAMIPLIAFVLIDVSQNFPFGGTSILIMVGVGLQTIKQLNAQMEQRHYEGLLR from the coding sequence GTGTTCAAGGCCATGGCCCGGATCTTCCGGACGCCGGATCTGCAGCGAAAGATCTGGTTCACCCTGGGCATCATCGCGGTGTACCGCCTCGGTGTGTTCATCCCGTCACCGGGCGTCGACTACGGGGCCGTGCAGATGTGCCTGGCCCAGGGCTCGGCCTCCGGCGGCCTGTACTCGTTCGTCAACATGTTCTCCGGCGGCGCGCTGCTGCAGGTGTCCATCTTCGCGCTCGGGATCATGCCGTATATCACCGCGTCGATCATCGTGCAGCTGCTGCGGGTCGTCATCCCGCGGTTCGAACAGCTCCAGCAGGAGGGGCCACAGGGCCAGGCGAAGCTCACCCAGTACACGCGCTACCTCACTCTCGGGCTCGCGCTGCTGCAGGCCACGACCATGGCCTCCCTGGCGCGCACCGGCGCGCTGCTGAACTGCTCGCTGCCGCTGGTGCGGGACGACTCGATCCTCACGGTGCTGCTGATCGTGCTGGTGCTCACCACCGGAACGGTCGTGGTGATGTGGATGGGCGAGCAGATCACCGAGCGCGGCGTCGGCAACGGCATGTCGCTGATGATCTTCACGTCGATCGCGGCGGGCTTCCCCGCCGGCATCGGGCAGGTCTGGCAGACGCAGGGGCCGCGCACCTTCATCATCGTGCTCGCGATCGGGCTGCTGACCATGCTGGCGATCGTGTTCGTGGAGGAGTCGCAGCGTCGGGTGCCCGTGCAGTACGCGAAGCGGCAGATCGGCTCGCGCACCGTCGGCGGCAGCTCCACCTACATTCCGATCAAGGTGAACATGGCCAGCGTGATTCCCGTGATCTTCGCCTCGTCGATCCTGATGCTCCCGGGCATCCTCATCCAGTTCAACACCCCGCAGGACGGCTCCGTGCCGCCGGGGTGGGTGACGTGGCTGTCCCAGTACTTCGGCTCGGGCGACCATCCCGTCTACATGGCCCTGTACTTCCTTTTCATCATCGGCTTCACCTACTTCTACGTGTCGATCACCTTCAACCCGAAGGAGGTCTCGGACAACATGAAGCGCTATGGCGGCTTCATCCCGGGAGTCCGTGCGGGTCGGCCGACGGAGCGGTACCTTGAGTACGTGATCAGCCGCATCACGTTCCCGGGCGCCCTGTACCTGGGCGTGATCGCGATGATCCCGTTGATCGCCTTCGTGCTGATCGACGTCAGTCAGAACTTCCCGTTCGGCGGCACGTCGATCCTGATCATGGTGGGTGTCGGGCTGCAGACCATCAAGCAGCTCAACGCCCAGATGGAGCAGCGGCACTACGAGGGTCTGCTGCGCTGA
- the rplO gene encoding 50S ribosomal protein L15: MADNDAIKIHDLRPAPGAKTSRTRVGRGEASKGKTAGRGTKGTKARYQVRPGFEGGQLPLQMRLPKLRGFKNPFRVEYQVVNLDKLSAHFPDGGEITVDALVAKGLVRKNQPVKVLGTGEITAAVQVKAHAFSGSAVEKIAAAGGSTQTL; the protein is encoded by the coding sequence ATGGCTGACAACGACGCCATCAAGATCCACGACCTGCGGCCGGCCCCCGGAGCCAAGACCTCGCGGACCCGTGTGGGCCGCGGTGAGGCTTCGAAGGGCAAGACCGCCGGTCGCGGAACCAAGGGCACCAAGGCCCGTTACCAGGTCCGGCCGGGCTTCGAGGGCGGCCAGCTGCCGCTGCAGATGCGTCTGCCGAAGCTGCGCGGCTTCAAGAACCCGTTCCGCGTCGAGTACCAGGTCGTGAATCTGGACAAGCTCTCGGCGCATTTCCCGGACGGTGGCGAGATCACCGTCGACGCGCTCGTGGCCAAGGGCCTCGTGCGCAAGAACCAGCCCGTCAAGGTGCTGGGCACCGGTGAGATCACCGCCGCCGTGCAGGTGAAGGCGCACGCCTTCTCCGGCTCGGCCGTGGAGAAGATCGCCGCGGCAGGCGGGTCCACCCAGACCCTCTGA
- the rpmD gene encoding 50S ribosomal protein L30 yields the protein MFEPTRKNIQASDATLLITQTRSVTGTKQNQRDTLRSLGLKRIGHQVTRKADVTTVGMLNTVPHLVSVEEVTHG from the coding sequence ATGTTTGAGCCCACTCGTAAGAACATCCAGGCCTCTGACGCCACTCTGCTGATCACGCAGACTCGCAGCGTCACCGGCACCAAGCAGAACCAGCGCGACACCCTTCGTTCGCTCGGCCTGAAGCGGATCGGCCACCAGGTCACCCGCAAGGCCGACGTGACGACGGTCGGCATGCTCAACACGGTGCCGCACCTCGTGTCCGTGGAGGAGGTCACTCATGGCTGA
- the rpsE gene encoding 30S ribosomal protein S5 yields the protein MSENNNEKDTQVTEKTETAVAETAAGSASQSTERSGGRDSARGGRDGGRGGRRDDRGGRGGRGGRDDDKDAFLERVIGINRVSKVVKGGRRFAFTALVVVGDGDGMVGVGYGKAKEVPAAISKAVEEAKKSFFRVPRVGSTIPHLVKGEDAAGVVLLRPASPGTGVIAGGPVRAVLECAGIHDVLSKSMGSANAINIVRGTVDALKQLEEPQSVAARRGKDLDEIAPHAMLRTIEADREAKSTQKAGA from the coding sequence GTGAGCGAGAACAACAACGAGAAGGACACCCAGGTGACCGAGAAGACCGAGACCGCTGTCGCCGAGACCGCCGCCGGCTCGGCCAGCCAGTCCACCGAGCGTTCCGGCGGCCGTGACTCGGCTCGTGGCGGTCGCGACGGCGGCCGTGGCGGCCGTCGTGATGACCGTGGTGGCCGTGGTGGCCGTGGCGGCCGTGACGATGACAAGGACGCGTTCCTCGAGCGCGTCATCGGCATCAACCGCGTGTCGAAGGTCGTCAAGGGCGGCCGTCGCTTCGCCTTCACCGCCCTGGTCGTCGTCGGTGACGGCGATGGCATGGTCGGCGTCGGCTACGGCAAGGCGAAGGAGGTGCCCGCCGCGATCTCGAAGGCCGTGGAGGAGGCCAAGAAGTCCTTCTTCCGCGTGCCGCGCGTCGGCTCCACCATCCCTCACCTGGTCAAGGGTGAGGACGCCGCGGGCGTCGTCCTGCTGCGTCCGGCCTCGCCGGGTACCGGTGTGATCGCCGGCGGCCCGGTGCGTGCAGTGCTGGAGTGCGCGGGCATTCACGACGTGCTGTCCAAGTCCATGGGCTCCGCCAACGCGATCAACATCGTGCGCGGCACCGTGGACGCCCTGAAGCAGCTCGAGGAGCCCCAGTCCGTCGCAGCACGCCGCGGCAAGGATCTCGACGAGATCGCCCCGCACGCCATGCTGCGCACGATCGAGGCCGACCGGGAAGCCAAGAGCACCCAGAAGGCAGGAGCGTGA
- the rplR gene encoding 50S ribosomal protein L18: MSTLKVKGKGKAVARTRRHLRVRKRITGSAVRPRLVVNRSARHMFVQLVDDTQGRTLASASTMEAELRGLDGDKTAKAKRVGELLAERAKAAGVDAAVFDRGGNKYHGRVAAVADGAREGGLQL, translated from the coding sequence ATGTCTACTCTGAAGGTGAAGGGCAAGGGCAAGGCCGTTGCCCGTACCCGCCGCCACCTCCGTGTCCGCAAGCGGATCACCGGCTCCGCCGTGCGTCCGCGCCTGGTCGTCAACCGCTCCGCACGCCACATGTTCGTGCAGCTGGTCGACGACACGCAGGGCCGCACCCTCGCCTCTGCCTCCACCATGGAGGCGGAGCTGCGCGGGCTGGACGGCGACAAGACCGCGAAGGCCAAGCGCGTGGGCGAGCTGCTCGCTGAGCGCGCCAAGGCCGCGGGCGTCGACGCCGCCGTGTTCGACCGCGGCGGCAACAAGTACCACGGTCGAGTGGCCGCCGTCGCCGACGGCGCCCGAGAGGGTGGGCTGCAGCTGTGA
- the rplF gene encoding 50S ribosomal protein L6, translating into MSRIGRLPITIPSGVDVTIDGAHVTVKGPKGQLERTIAAPITVALEDGQVTVARPDDERESRSLHGLSRTLINNMILGVTEGFSKQLEVVGTGYRVLAKGQDLEFALGYSHPVPVKCPEGISFGVEGNKVTVSGIDKQKVGEVAANIRKLRRPDPYKGKGVRYAGEQIRRKAGKAGK; encoded by the coding sequence ATGTCGCGAATCGGACGTCTGCCGATCACCATTCCCAGCGGCGTCGATGTGACCATCGACGGCGCCCACGTCACCGTGAAGGGCCCCAAGGGCCAGCTGGAGCGCACCATCGCCGCACCGATCACGGTCGCCCTCGAGGACGGACAGGTCACCGTGGCCCGTCCCGACGACGAGCGCGAGTCCCGTTCCCTCCACGGGCTGTCCCGCACCCTGATCAACAACATGATCCTGGGCGTGACCGAGGGCTTCTCCAAGCAGCTCGAGGTCGTCGGCACCGGCTACCGCGTGCTCGCCAAGGGGCAGGACCTGGAGTTCGCCCTGGGCTACTCGCATCCCGTGCCGGTGAAGTGCCCGGAGGGCATCTCCTTCGGCGTCGAGGGCAACAAGGTCACCGTCTCCGGCATCGACAAGCAGAAGGTCGGCGAGGTCGCCGCCAACATCCGCAAGCTGCGTCGCCCCGACCCGTACAAGGGCAAGGGCGTCCGCTACGCGGGCGAGCAGATCCGCCGCAAGGCCGGAAAGGCAGGTAAGTGA
- the rpsH gene encoding 30S ribosomal protein S8: MTMTDPVADMLTRLRNANSASHDTVSMPSSKLKTRVADILKAEGYISDWREEQAEVGKTLTIDLKFGPQRERAIAGLRRISKPGLRVYAKSTNLPHVLGGLGIAILSTSSGLLTDRQAAKKGVGGEVLAYVW; encoded by the coding sequence ATGACCATGACCGATCCCGTCGCAGACATGCTGACGCGTCTGCGCAACGCAAACTCGGCCTCCCACGACACCGTGTCCATGCCGTCTTCCAAGCTGAAGACCCGCGTGGCCGACATCCTGAAGGCCGAAGGCTACATCTCCGACTGGCGCGAAGAGCAGGCCGAGGTGGGCAAGACCCTCACCATCGACCTGAAGTTCGGCCCGCAGCGCGAGCGTGCGATCGCCGGCCTGCGCCGCATCTCCAAGCCCGGCCTCCGCGTGTACGCGAAGTCCACCAACCTGCCCCACGTCCTGGGCGGTCTGGGCATCGCCATCCTGTCCACCTCCTCCGGCCTCCTCACGGACCGGCAGGCCGCCAAGAAGGGCGTGGGCGGGGAAGTCCTCGCCTACGTCTGGTGA
- the rplE gene encoding 50S ribosomal protein L5 — MTEVQQTEKVTPRLKTKYREQIRASLQEQFEYPNVMQVPGLVKVVVNMGVGEAAKDSKIIDGAVRDLTQITGQKPMITKARKSIAQFKLREGMPIGTHATLRGDRMWEFLDRLVTLALPRIRDFRGLSDRQFDGNGNYTFGLSEQTVFHEIDQDKIDRVRGMDITVVTTAKNDDEGRALLKALGFPFKTEK, encoded by the coding sequence ATGACCGAGGTTCAGCAGACCGAGAAGGTCACCCCGCGTCTGAAGACGAAGTACCGCGAGCAGATCCGTGCGTCCCTGCAGGAGCAGTTCGAGTACCCGAACGTCATGCAGGTGCCCGGCCTGGTCAAGGTGGTCGTGAACATGGGTGTCGGCGAGGCCGCAAAGGACTCGAAGATCATCGACGGCGCCGTCCGCGATCTCACGCAGATCACGGGCCAGAAGCCGATGATCACCAAGGCCCGCAAGTCCATTGCGCAGTTCAAGCTGCGCGAGGGGATGCCCATCGGCACGCACGCCACCCTGCGCGGCGACCGCATGTGGGAGTTCCTGGACCGCCTCGTGACCCTGGCGCTGCCCCGCATCCGCGACTTCCGCGGGCTGTCGGACCGTCAGTTCGACGGCAATGGCAACTACACCTTCGGCCTGTCCGAGCAGACCGTGTTCCACGAGATCGATCAGGACAAGATCGACCGCGTGCGCGGCATGGACATCACCGTGGTGACCACCGCCAAGAACGACGACGAGGGCCGGGCGCTGCTGAAGGCGCTGGGCTTCCCGTTCAAGACCGAAAAGTAA
- the rplX gene encoding 50S ribosomal protein L24 produces MAKIKKDDLVQVIAGKDRGLQGKVLRVFPAQERVLVEGVNRVTKHLRAGQNNNGSTEGGLQVVEAPIHISNVAIVDPETKKPTRVGYRFETVEKDGESRTVKVRFAKASGKEL; encoded by the coding sequence ATGGCCAAGATCAAGAAGGACGACCTGGTCCAGGTCATCGCCGGCAAGGACCGCGGCCTGCAGGGCAAGGTCCTGCGCGTGTTTCCGGCACAGGAGCGCGTCCTCGTTGAGGGCGTCAACCGCGTGACCAAGCACCTGCGTGCCGGTCAGAACAACAACGGCTCCACCGAGGGCGGCCTGCAGGTCGTCGAGGCGCCCATTCACATCTCGAATGTGGCGATTGTGGATCCGGAGACCAAGAAGCCGACCCGCGTGGGCTACCGCTTCGAGACCGTCGAGAAGGACGGCGAGAGCCGCACCGTGAAGGTGCGCTTCGCCAAGGCCTCGGGGAAGGAGCTGTGA
- the rplN gene encoding 50S ribosomal protein L14, giving the protein MIQQESRLKVADNTGAKEILTIRVLGGSGRRYASIGDTIVATVKDAIPGGNVKKGDVVKAVVVRTRKQIRRPDGSYIRFDENAAVILKNEGEPRGTRIFGPVGRELRDKRFMKIVSLAPEVI; this is encoded by the coding sequence GTGATTCAGCAGGAGTCGCGGCTCAAGGTCGCCGACAACACCGGTGCGAAGGAGATCCTGACCATCCGTGTTCTCGGTGGCTCAGGACGCCGCTACGCAAGCATCGGCGACACCATTGTCGCCACCGTCAAGGACGCCATCCCCGGCGGCAACGTCAAGAAGGGTGACGTCGTCAAGGCCGTGGTCGTGCGGACTCGCAAGCAGATCCGCCGCCCGGACGGCTCGTACATCCGTTTCGACGAGAACGCGGCCGTGATCCTCAAGAACGAGGGTGAGCCCCGCGGCACCCGCATCTTCGGCCCCGTGGGCCGCGAGCTGCGTGACAAGCGGTTCATGAAGATCGTGTCGCTCGCACCGGAGGTGATCTGA
- the rpsQ gene encoding 30S ribosomal protein S17 produces the protein MTEQTAAAQERGYRKSLRGVVVSDKMDKTIVVEVEDRKKHALYGKVMKTSKRVKAHDEENTAGVGDRVLLAETRPMSADKYFRLVEITERAK, from the coding sequence GTGACCGAGCAGACCGCAGCCGCCCAGGAGCGCGGCTACCGCAAGTCGCTTCGCGGCGTCGTCGTGTCCGACAAGATGGACAAGACGATCGTCGTCGAGGTCGAGGACCGCAAGAAGCACGCGCTGTACGGCAAGGTCATGAAGACCTCCAAGCGCGTGAAGGCCCACGACGAGGAGAACACCGCCGGCGTCGGCGACCGTGTGCTCCTCGCGGAGACCCGCCCCATGTCGGCGGACAAGTACTTCCGCCTCGTGGAGATCACCGAGCGCGCCAAGTGA